The proteins below are encoded in one region of Clostridium pasteurianum DSM 525 = ATCC 6013:
- a CDS encoding DUF1540 domain-containing protein, with protein sequence MPNLICSAINCLNNIDGLCTARIIHITGKDINSNNKTYCNTFRYRTLKNSLTNLRNTNLLGEIKQIFNKDSIVMSPKITCEINRCGYNFRGECISLKVQIYGINCNSDQCTECETFNEGNF encoded by the coding sequence ATGCCAAATTTAATATGTAGTGCTATAAACTGTTTAAATAATATTGATGGATTATGTACAGCTAGAATTATACATATAACAGGAAAAGATATAAATTCTAATAACAAGACTTATTGTAATACTTTTAGGTATAGAACTCTGAAAAATTCTTTGACAAATCTAAGAAATACAAATCTGCTAGGGGAAATAAAACAGATTTTTAATAAAGATTCCATAGTTATGAGTCCCAAAATAACCTGTGAAATAAATAGGTGTGGATATAATTTTAGAGGAGAATGTATATCATTAAAGGTTCAGATATATGGAATAAATTGTAATAGTGATCAATGTACAGAATGTGAAACTTTCAATGAAGGAAATTTTTAA
- the pfkA gene encoding 6-phosphofructokinase, whose protein sequence is MKTIAVLTSGGDAPGMNAAIRAVVRTSLDKGIKVMGIKRGYSGLINGELFEMKRQDVSDIIQRGGTVLRTARCAEFLTEEGRKKAAGVLKVFGVDGLVVIGGNGSFMGAQKLSKLGISTVGIPGTIDNDLPYTEYTLGFDTTLNTVLDAINKLRDTSTSHERVSIVEVMGRDCGDIALYSGIAGGAESVIIPEKGYDFDELCKTILEGKLKGKMHSLILVAEGIGGSMELAKQVESVTGIETRATILGHIQRGGSPSAFDRMLASRMGVRAVEVLIEGKTSRVIGIRENKITDDDIDEALAVPRKFDERLYEISEILSR, encoded by the coding sequence ATGAAAACAATAGCTGTGCTAACAAGTGGTGGAGATGCACCTGGTATGAATGCTGCCATAAGAGCAGTGGTAAGAACTAGTCTTGACAAAGGAATTAAGGTTATGGGCATTAAAAGAGGTTACAGTGGATTAATAAATGGTGAACTCTTTGAAATGAAAAGACAAGATGTATCTGATATAATTCAAAGAGGTGGTACTGTTTTAAGAACTGCTCGTTGTGCTGAATTTTTAACAGAAGAAGGTAGGAAAAAGGCTGCAGGAGTTCTAAAGGTATTTGGTGTAGATGGATTGGTAGTTATAGGTGGAAATGGATCATTCATGGGAGCACAAAAGCTTTCAAAACTTGGAATTTCTACTGTGGGAATTCCTGGAACTATAGATAATGACTTACCATATACAGAATATACATTAGGATTTGATACCACTTTAAATACAGTATTAGATGCAATAAATAAATTGAGAGATACTTCTACTTCTCATGAAAGGGTAAGCATAGTTGAAGTAATGGGAAGAGACTGTGGAGATATTGCTCTATATTCAGGTATAGCTGGAGGAGCAGAAAGTGTTATAATTCCAGAAAAAGGTTATGATTTTGATGAGTTATGCAAAACTATTCTTGAAGGAAAATTAAAAGGAAAGATGCATAGCTTAATTTTAGTGGCAGAAGGTATAGGTGGTTCAATGGAACTGGCTAAACAGGTAGAAAGTGTTACTGGTATTGAAACAAGAGCAACTATTTTAGGACACATACAAAGAGGTGGAAGTCCATCTGCCTTTGATAGAATGCTTGCTTCAAGAATGGGAGTTAGGGCTGTAGAAGTTCTAATTGAAGGAAAAACATCCAGAGTTATTGGAATAAGAGAAAACAAAATAACAGATGATGATATAGACGAAGCATTAGCTGTACCAAGAAAATTTGATGAAAGACTTTATGAGATATCAGAGATACTTTCAAGATAG
- the pyk gene encoding pyruvate kinase — MQKTKMIFTIGPASDTEEMLSKFIEAGMSASRHNFSHGDHAEHKTRMDLIKKLREKYNKPIAIVLDTKGPEIRTHNFDGKKLELQKGSKFTVVCGEEVLGDATKCSITYTDLYKDVVPGNTILIDDGLVGLTVDAVEGTNIHCTVANTGFVGSHKGVNVPNVSIKLPAMTEKDKSDLIFGCEQEVDAIAASFIRKADDVNAIRKVLQENGGSNILIFSKVENQEGVDNIDEIIEASDGIMVARGDMGVEIPIELVPLTQKMIIEKCNKLGKPVITATQMLDSMIRNPRPTRAEASDIANAIFDGTDAIMLSGESANGDYPVEATQTMAKIAQAAERQLNYKDVLAKRKENSVKNIANAISLATCETASELNAAAIVTATQTGNTARMVSKYRSEAPVIAVTPSEKVARSLALSWGVSPIVAEKVESTDELIVRSVEKAKEYEYVKDGDLVVVAAGIPVQNTGSTNMMKVHVVGSEK, encoded by the coding sequence ATGCAAAAGACTAAAATGATATTTACCATAGGACCAGCAAGTGATACTGAAGAAATGTTATCAAAATTTATTGAAGCAGGAATGAGTGCTTCAAGACACAATTTTTCACATGGCGACCATGCTGAACACAAAACAAGAATGGATCTTATTAAAAAATTAAGAGAAAAATACAATAAGCCAATAGCTATAGTACTTGATACAAAAGGACCAGAAATAAGAACACATAATTTTGATGGTAAAAAGCTTGAACTTCAAAAGGGATCTAAATTTACAGTAGTTTGCGGAGAAGAAGTTCTTGGTGATGCAACAAAATGTTCTATAACTTACACTGACTTATATAAAGATGTAGTGCCAGGAAATACAATATTAATCGATGACGGTCTTGTAGGATTAACTGTTGATGCAGTTGAAGGTACAAATATCCATTGCACAGTAGCTAATACAGGATTTGTAGGAAGTCATAAAGGTGTAAATGTTCCTAATGTTTCAATAAAGCTTCCAGCTATGACAGAAAAGGATAAATCTGATCTTATATTTGGATGTGAACAAGAAGTTGATGCAATAGCAGCTTCATTTATAAGAAAAGCAGATGATGTAAATGCTATAAGAAAAGTTCTTCAAGAAAATGGCGGAAGCAATATACTAATCTTCTCAAAAGTAGAAAATCAAGAAGGTGTAGATAATATAGATGAAATTATCGAAGCTTCTGATGGTATAATGGTAGCAAGAGGAGACATGGGAGTTGAAATTCCTATAGAATTAGTTCCACTAACTCAAAAAATGATTATTGAAAAATGTAATAAGCTTGGAAAACCAGTTATAACAGCAACTCAAATGCTTGATTCCATGATAAGAAATCCAAGACCAACAAGAGCAGAAGCATCAGATATAGCAAATGCAATATTTGACGGTACAGACGCTATAATGTTAAGTGGTGAAAGTGCTAATGGAGATTATCCAGTAGAAGCTACACAAACTATGGCAAAAATCGCTCAGGCTGCTGAAAGACAATTAAACTATAAAGATGTACTTGCAAAGAGAAAAGAAAATTCAGTTAAAAATATTGCCAATGCAATAAGCCTTGCTACTTGTGAAACAGCATCAGAACTTAATGCAGCTGCAATAGTTACTGCTACTCAAACAGGAAATACAGCAAGAATGGTTTCAAAATACAGATCAGAAGCACCAGTGATAGCTGTAACACCAAGTGAAAAAGTTGCTAGATCTCTTGCATTAAGCTGGGGAGTATCTCCAATAGTAGCTGAAAAAGTTGAGTCTACAGATGAATTAATAGTTAGATCAGTAGAAAAAGCTAAAGAATACGAATATGTTAAAGATGGTGACTTAGTAGTTGTGGCTGCAGGTATACCAGTTCAAAATACAGGAAGTACAAACATGATGAAAGTTCATGTAGTTGGATCTGAAAAATAG